From a region of the Labrus mixtus chromosome 5, fLabMix1.1, whole genome shotgun sequence genome:
- the ank1a gene encoding ankyrin-1a isoform X8, producing MAQAAKHLRKNKDLEAQLEQERKEKEEERSKKRSRSRDKKRKAHAVHRWLIDQDSSVSSEMPDGQGVWHFDDEADAGNSFLRAARSGNLDKALDHIKNGIDINTANQNGLNGLHLASKEGHVKMVLELLHNGIVLETTTKKGNTALHIAALAGQEQVVTELVNYGANVNAQSQKGFTPLYMAAQENHLEVVKFLLENGANQSIPTEDGFTPLAVALQQGHENVVALLINYGTKGKVRLPALHIAARNDDTRTAAVLLQNDPNPDVLSKTGFTPLHIAAHYENLNVAQLLLNRGANVNFTPKNGITPLHIAARRGNVIMVRLLLDRGAQIDAKTKDELTPLHCAARNGHVRIIEILLDHGAPIQAKTKNGLSPIHMSAQGDHMDCVKQLLQYNAEIDDITMDHLTPLHVAAHCGHHRMAKVLLDKGGKPNSRALNGFTPLHIACKKNHMRVMDLLLKHSASIEAVTESGLTPLHVASFMGHLNIVKILLQKGASPSASNVKVETPLHMASRAGHLEVAEFLLQNASPVDAKAKDDQTPLHCAARMGHKELVKLLLEQKANPNSTTTAGHSPLHIAAREGHVQTVRILLDMEAQQTKMTKKGFTPLHVASKYGKVDVAELLLERGANPNASGKNGLTPLHVAVHHNNLDVVNLLVSKGGSPHSAARNGYTALHIASKQNQVEVANSLLQYGASANAESLQGVTPLHLASQEGRPDMVSLLIAKQANVNLGNKSGLTPLHLVAQEGHVGIADILVKQGASVYAATRMGYTPLHVACHYGNIKMVKFLLQQQANVNSKTRLGYTPLHQAAQQGHTDIVTLLLKHGAQPNETTTNGTSALAIAKRLGYISVIDVLKLVTEETVSMTTTEKHRMSFPETVDEILDVSEDEGIAQLTLGEELLGTEGARYMKMDDMKDHDDDFLSPKKSLEYERGLGTANYSPAIPRIPRVSPETVILKEHEMDQQHTPLPLPKEYDDDSLIPSSPATETSDNVSPVASPIHTGFLVSFMVDARGGSMRGSRHNGLRVIIPPRTCAAPTRITCRLVKPQKLTSPPPLVEGEGLASRIISLGPAGMQFLGPVIVEIPHFAALGRGDRELVVLRSENGSVWKEHRNRYGDEVLETILNGMDEELESQEELGKKRIRRIISTDFPLYFAVVSRVQQESDLIGPEGGSLTSKLVPLVQATFPETAVTKRVRLGLQAQPVPDELVAKLLGNQANFSPVVTVEPRRRKFHRPIGLRIPLPPSWKESPRDSGEGDTTSLRLLCSVIGGTAPAQWEDITGTTKLAYANDCASFTTNVSARFWLADCPRTAEAVSFANLLYRELSAVPYMAKFVVFAKMNEVREGRLRCYCMTDDKMDKTLEQHENFTEVARSRDIEVMEGMPLHLECSGNLVPVRKATQQPRCFSFQAFRDNRLPVSVKVRDSSKEHTGFLSFLRKSTKYEDSQHVLCNLNITMPPCIKVIGSEDRRRTLTPLALRERYSALNEPAMASMSAMERTELKMAVIAEQLGLSWAELARELQLSVDDINKIRVENPNSLLEQSSALLNLWATREGKRAKMESLYAALKSIDRMDIVNMLEGQPPQPARQGSRDLSRRRHNEREHLSPGMTNGYGLAQDELLSPASMQYSLPSPLGAEPYWQEVSSLDCAPIATTEEDTLMEMSDVQVWPSGNSPSLVPVEDSSLECSNADDSEGLLGLPYGSLGRPASQASAASPGGGVLSGSIELPEDDSEMGVDSLSTATPASLGGTIAGMNLNGLNNGQGSEASSEVSAFTSATGGDGAGGGGRGGGMTGSVEGLSLVAGQQRVYARLSESPGLSCVADRNGDRSGNGGNGGGGGSFLSYLQEQTGPGWIPVTDPTQAWVGNQPKARQAMDTMMSSVCNAVDGDQSHMSQEALLQPVRDMGHSEILRGHFRGTQPFEKGLGFPHRVPELRAWDEVRLKGQGDEVEDLPGEQVSEEQFTDEHGNIVTKKSSPQDSTPSPNPSYMDT from the exons AACGGGCTGAACGGGCTGCACCTGGCCTCCAAAGAAGGCCACGTTAAAATGGTGCTGGAGCTACTCCACAACGGCATCGTACTGGAGACCACCACGAAG AAAGGGAACACGGCCCTGCACATTGCAGCCCTGGCGGGGCAGGAGCAGGTGGTCACAGAGCTGGTTAACTACGGGGCCAATGTAAACGCTCAGTCTCAG AAGGGTTTCACTCCACTCTACATGGCTGCACAAGAAAACCATCTAGAGGTTGTGAAGTTTCTTCTGGAGAACGGAGCCAATCAAAGCATTCCAACTGAG gacgGATTCACTCCTCTCGCGGTGGCTCTTCAGCAGGGACACGAGAACGTCGTAGCCCTGCTCATCAACTACGGCACCAAAGGGAAGGTCCGCCTCCCCGCGCTGCACATCGCTGCACGCAACGACGACACACGCACAGCCGCGGTGCTTCTGCAGAATGACCCCAATCCTGACGTACTCAGCAAG ACTGGATTCACACCCCTCCATATTGCTGCACACTATGAAAACTTGAACGTAGCTCAGCTGCTGCTCAATAGAGGAGCCAATGTCAACTTCACCCCAAAG aacGGTATCACTCCTCTGCACATTGCGGCCAGACGGGGTAATGTGATCATGGTCCGACTTCTGCTGGACAGAGGGGCTCAGATAGACGCCAAGACCAAG GACGAGCTGACTCCTCTGCACTGTGCAGCCAGAAACGGCCATGTCAGGATTATAGAGATCCTGCTGGACCACGGAGCCCCCATCCAGGCCAAAACCAAG AATGGCCTGTCTCCAATCCACATGTCAGCACAGGGCGACCACATGGACTGCGTCAAGCAGCTTCTGCAGTACAACGCCGAGATTGATGATATCACAATGGACCATCTTACCCCTCTGCATGTGGCAGCGCACTGCGGCCACCACCGCATGGCCAAAGTTCTGCTGGACAAAGGGGGCAAACCCAACTCTCGGGCACTG aatGGTTTTACTCCTCTGCACATCGCTTGTAAAAAGAACCACATGCGTGTGATGGATCTGCTGCTTAAACACTCTGCATCTATAGAGGCTGTGACTGAG TCGGGCCTGACTCCCTTACATGTGGCATCATTCATGGGGCATCTCAACATTGTGAAGATCCTGCTGCAGAAAGGAGCTTCTCCCAGCGCCTCCAATGTG AAAGTGGAGACTCCTCTTCATATGGCGTCTCGGGCAGGACACCTTGAAGTTGCAGAGTTCTTACTGCAGAACGCGTCACCTGTAGACGCGAAGGCAAAG GATGATCAAACCCCTCTGCATTGTGCTGCTCGTATGGGCCACAAGGAGCTggtgaagctgctgctggagcagaAAGCCAACCCTAACTCCACCACCACAGCAGGCCACTCGCCCCTACACATCGCCGCCCGGGAAGGTCATGTTCAAACTGTACGCATCCTCCTGGACATGGAGGCCCAGCAGACCAAGATGACCAAG AAAGGCTTTACTCCGCTCCACGTGGCCTCAAAGTACGGCAAAGTGGACGTAGCAGAGCTGTTGTTGGAGAGAGGAGCTAACCCTAATGCTTCTGGGaag AATGGTTTGACTCCGCTGCATGTTGCCGTGCATCACAACAACCTGGACGTTGTTAACTTGCTTGTTAGCAAAGGAGGGTCCCCACATAGTGCAGCCAGG AATGGCTACACTGCCCTCCACATAGCATCCAAGCAGAACCAGGTGGAGGTGGCTAACAGCCTGCTGCAGTATGGAGCTTCAGCCAATGCTGAGTCACTGCAGGGGGTCACCCCTCTCCACCTGGCCTCACAGGAAGGAAGGCCAGACATGGTCTCCCTCCTCATCGCCAAACAGGCCAACGTCAACCTTGGAAACAAG AGCGGATTAACCCCACTGCATCTGGTCGCTCAGGAGGGTCATGTTGGCATTGCAGATATCTTGGTGAAGCAAGGGGCTTCAGTATACGCAGCCACGAGG ATGGGTTACACCCCCCTCCATGTAGCGTGTCACTATGGCAACATTAAGATGGTGAAGTTCCTCCTGCAGCAACAGGCCAACGTCAACAGCAAAACAAGG CTCGGCTACACTCCTCTGCACCAGGCGGCCCAGCAGGGACACACTGACATCGTGACACTGCTGCTGAAGCACGGCGCTCAGCCCAACGAGACGACAACT AATGGTACTTCAGCCCTGGCCATCGCTAAGAGGTTGGGCTACATCTCTGTGATCGACGTCCTAAAGCTCGTCACTGAGGAGACGGTGTCCATG ACGACCACAGAGAAACATCGCATGAGTTTTCCAGAAACAGTGGATGAGATCTTGGACGTGTCTGAGGATGAAG GGATTGCACAGCTAACATTAG GAGAGGAGCTCTTGGGGACCGAAGGGGCCAGGTACATGAAGATGGATGACATGAAAGACCATGATGACGATTTCCTCTCCCCCAAGAAATCACTGGAGTACGAGAGAGGGCTGGGCACAGC GAATTACTCTCCAGCCATTCCAAGGATCCCCCGAGTTTCTCCTGAGACCGTCATCCTGAAGGAACACGAGATGGATCAG CAACACACTCCTCTTCCACTGCCCAAAGAGTATGACGATGACTCGCTGATTCCCAGCAGCCCAGCGACTGAGACCTCAGACAACGTCAGCCCAGTCGCCAGTCCCATCCACACGGG GTTCCTGGTCAGTTTCATGGTAGATGCTCGTGGCGGCTCAATGCGAGGCAGCAGGCATAACGGTCTGCGTGTCATCATACCTCCACGGACCTGTGCGGCGCCCACCCGCATCACCTGCCGCCTGGTGAAGCCGCAGAAGCTGACCAGCCCCCCTCCGCTAGTGGAGGGAGAGGGGCTGGCCAGCAGGATCATCTCCCTTGGTCCAGCAGGAATGCAGTTTTTGGG GCCGGTTATCGTGGAGATCCCTCACTTTGCCGCTCTCGGTCGAGGTGACCGGGAGCTTGTGGTGCTGAGGAGCGAGAACGGCTCAGTCTGGAAAGAACATCGCAATCGCTACGGCGACGAGGTGCTAGAAACAATCCTCAACGGGATGGATGAGG AGTTGGAAAGTCAAGAGGAGCTCGGGAAGAAGAGAATCCGTCGCATCATCTCCACCGACTTCCCCCTTTACTTTGCCGTCGTGTCACGAGTCCAGCAGGAGAGCGACCTGATTGGACCAGAGGGCGGCTCGCTGACAAGTAAACTGGTGCCGTTGGTCCAGGCCACGTTTCCCGAGACGGCAGTCACCAAACGAGTCCGCCTGGGGCTGCAG GCTCAGCCAGTTCCAGATGAGCTGGTTGCTAAGCTGCTGGGTAACCAGGCTAACTTTAGCCCCGTGGTCACCGTGGAGCCTCGACGGCGCAAGTTCCACCGGCCCATCGGGCTGCGTATACCTCTGCCCCCGTCCTGGAAGGAGAGTCCCCGAGACTCTGGAGAGGGCGACACCACCAGTCTGCGCCTGCTCTGCTCTGTCATAG GAGGCACTGCTCCGGCCCAGTGGGAAGACATCACCGGCACCACCAAGCTCGCCTACGCTAACGACTGTGCCAGCTTCACAACCAATGTCTCGGCACG gttctgGCTCGCAGACTGTCCTCGGACAGCCGAGGCCGTCTCCTTTGCCAACCTGCTCTACAGGGAGCTGTCGGCCGTTCCCTACATGGCCAAGTTTGTGGTGTTTGCGAAGATGAATGAGGTGCGCGAGGGCCGCCTGCGCTGCTACTGCATGACCGACGATAAGATGGATAAGACCCTGGAACAACATGAGAACTTCACCGAGGTGGCTCGCAGCAGAGACATAGAG GTGATGGAGGGAATGCCGCTTCACCTGGAGTGTTCAGGGAATCTAGTGCCGGTCAGAAAGGCTACCCAGCAGCCTCGCTGCTTCAGCTTCCAGGCCTTCAGAGATAACCGACTCCCTGTCTCTGTTAAG GTAAGAGACAGCAGTAAAGAGCACACCGGATTTCTGTCTTTCCTGCGCAAGTCCACAAAGTACGAGGACAGCCAACATGTGCTCTGCAACCTCAACATCACCATGCCTCCATGTATCAAG GTCATCGGGAGTGAAGACCGGAGAAGAACTCTGACTCCGCTGGCTTTAAGAGAAAGATACAGCGCCCTAAATGAACCTGCCATGG CCTCGATGAGTGCCATGGAGAGGACGGAGCTGAAGATGGCTGTGATTGCAGAGCAGTTGGGACTGAGCTGGGCCG AGTTAGCCCGAGAGCTGCAGCTCAGCGTGGACGACATCAATAAGATCCGAGTGGAGAATCCCAACTCGCTGCTGGAGCAGAGCTCAGCGCTGCTCAACCTGTGGGCCACCCGCGAGGGCAAGAGGGCCAAGA TGGAGAGCTTGTACGCAGCTCTGAAGAGCATCGACCGTATGGACATCGTCAACATGTTGGAGGGCCAGCCGCCTCAGCCCGCGAGACAAGGGTCCCGCGACCTCAGCAGACGCCGACACAACGAGAGAGAACACCTCTCCCCTGGTATGACCAATG GTTATGGGCTCGCGCAGGATGAGCTTCTCTCACCGGCCTCCATGCAGTACAGCCTGCCCTCCCCGCTCGGCGCTGAGCCTTACTGGCAGGAAGTCTCCAGCCTGGACTGTGCGCCCATCGCCACCACAGAGGAAGACACCCTCATGGAGATGTCTGACGTGCAGGTGTGGCCCTCTGGCAACAGCCCCTCCCTGGTGCCCGTGGAGGACTCCTCTCTGGAGTGCAGCAACGCCGACGACTCAGAAGGTCTGCTGGGGCTGCCGTATGGAAGTCTGGGACGACCGGCGAGTCAGGCCAGCGCGGCGAGCCCGGGGGGAGGGGTGCTGAGCGGCTCCATTGAGCTTCCTGAAGACGATTCAGAGATGGGCGTTGACTCGCTCAGCACTGCCACGCCGGCCTCGCTCGGGGGTACCATCGCTGGGATGAATCTTAACGGGCTGAACAATGGTCAGGGGTCAGAGGCGAGTTCGGAGGTCTCGGCGTTCACCAGCGCGACTGGTGGAGacggagctggaggaggaggaagaggaggaggaatgacGGGCTCAGTGGAAGGGCTTTCTCTTGTTGCAGGACAGCAAAGGGTGTATGCTCGGCTGAGTGAGTCACCTGGTCTGAGCTGTGTCGCAGATCGAAACGGAGACAG GTCAGGTAACGGTGGGAAtggaggtggtggaggctctTTCCTTTCTtacctgcaggaacagacaggtcCGGGCTGGATCCCTGTCACCGACCCCACTCAGGCCTGGGTGGGCAATCAGCCCAAAGCCAGGCAGGCCATGGAcacaatgatgtcatcagtgtgtAACGCTGTGGACGGAGACCAGTCCCACATGTCCCAGGAGGCCTTGCTTCAGCCTGTGAGGGACATGGGGCACTCTGAGATCTTACGGGGGCACTTCAGAGGTACCCAGCCGTTTGAGAAGGGTTTGGGGTTCCCCCACCGGGTGCCAGAGCTGAGGGCCTGGGACGAAGTGCGCCTGAAGGGACAG GGCGATGAGGTTGAAGATCTTCCTGGGGAGCAAGTAAGCGAGGAACAATTCACGGACGAGCACGGAAACATCGTCACAAAAAAG AGTTCTCCACAAGATTCAACCCCTTCACCAAATCCATCGTACATGGACACATGA